The DNA sequence TGATGCTTTAAAAGTTGTAAAATCCGGCGATAAAATTGTAATTCAACCGGGCTGCGCTGCACCAATGGAACTTATTAAAGCTTTGGTTAGAAAAAAAGATGAACTAAGTGATGTAATTTTATATCATATTTTAATTGTTGGCGATCTTCCATATTTAGCTCCCGGAATGGAAAAACATTTTACACACAAAGCTTTTTTTATTGGAGGAAATGCACGAAAATCTATAAATGAGGGAAGAGCAGAATTTATTCCGATATTTCTTTCAGAAGTTACAATGTTGTTTAAACGCGGAGTTATTGTTCCGGATATTGCTTTGATAAATGTTTCGCCTCCGGATGAACACGGATTTTGCAGTTATGGAATTGATGTGGGAAATATTAAAACTCCCGCAGAAAAATCAAGAATTGTAATTGCTCAAATAAATGATCAAATGCCGCGCGGATTGGGAAATAGTTTTATTCATTTAAATAAAATTGATTTTATTGTTGAACAAAGTGAACCGCTGATGGAACTTCCGCAAGTTGATCCAAACACTGCGCCAAATATGCTTGCAAGTTATGATAAAATTGGACAATACATTGCGGAAATGATTGAAGACGGTTCAACAATACAAATGGGAATTGGTGCAATACCGGATTCGGTAATGAAGAATTTGAAAAATCATAAAGATTTGGGAATTCATACAGAAATGTTTAGCGATGGAATTGTTGAGCTTGTTGAAACCGGCGTAATTAATGGTGAGAAAAAAACTTTGCATCCCGGTAAAATTATCGCTGGATTTGTACTTGGTACAAAAAAATCATTTAGATTTATTGATAATAATCCAATTTTTGAATTTCATCCGCAAGAATATATAAATAATCCTTTTATAATTGCGCAGAATAATAAAATGGTTGCTATCAATTCTGCATTAGAAATTGATTTAACCGGACAAGTTTGCTCAGATTCAATTGGTACAAAATTTTACAGCGGAATTGGCGGACAAGTTGATTTTATTAGAGGTGCGGCTCATTCTGAAGGAGGAAAGCCAATTATTGCACTTCCATCAACAACTAAGGATGAAAAAATTTCAAGAATAGTTCCAATACTTAAACCGGGGGCGGGGGTAGTTACTTCAAGAGGTGATGTTCATTACGTTGTAACAGAATATGGTGTTGCAAATCTATTTGGAAAAAGCATTCAAGAACGTGTTAGAGCGTTAATTAAAATTGCTCATCCAAAATTTAGAGATGAACTTACTAAATTTGCTAAAGAGACATATTTCATTTAGGTAAAAATGATTGCAGTTATCGGCGATATTCATGGATGTTATTACACCCTAAAAGAATTATATTCCAAAATAAAAAATCTGTATCCCTGTGCAGAAATTTTTTCGGTTGG is a window from the Ignavibacteriota bacterium genome containing:
- a CDS encoding acetyl-CoA hydrolase/transferase family protein is translated as MTSEILNRTQKITWREKYKSKVFSSDDALKVVKSGDKIVIQPGCAAPMELIKALVRKKDELSDVILYHILIVGDLPYLAPGMEKHFTHKAFFIGGNARKSINEGRAEFIPIFLSEVTMLFKRGVIVPDIALINVSPPDEHGFCSYGIDVGNIKTPAEKSRIVIAQINDQMPRGLGNSFIHLNKIDFIVEQSEPLMELPQVDPNTAPNMLASYDKIGQYIAEMIEDGSTIQMGIGAIPDSVMKNLKNHKDLGIHTEMFSDGIVELVETGVINGEKKTLHPGKIIAGFVLGTKKSFRFIDNNPIFEFHPQEYINNPFIIAQNNKMVAINSALEIDLTGQVCSDSIGTKFYSGIGGQVDFIRGAAHSEGGKPIIALPSTTKDEKISRIVPILKPGAGVVTSRGDVHYVVTEYGVANLFGKSIQERVRALIKIAHPKFRDELTKFAKETYFI